Proteins encoded together in one Carya illinoinensis cultivar Pawnee chromosome 3, C.illinoinensisPawnee_v1, whole genome shotgun sequence window:
- the LOC122304590 gene encoding G-type lectin S-receptor-like serine/threonine-protein kinase At1g67520 produces the protein LGRLQFSHAQKVYAIKPGEVLLYKQQLVSADERFQLGFLNPKNPVGNYLGIWYTDDSSNQLWIANRDTPISVGQGNLTMDEDGLLKILHGGGSPIPLNANKTAPNSIAVLENSGNFIVKELNPDRSIKRILWESFDYPTDTLLPGMKLGMNTKTGKEWKLTSWLSEQVAAPGGFSLEWSLANDTRQLVMRYRGNMYWLSGVGSASQFQNIAVMNDGDYKFSYISNENESYFSYSVPNGTISRLVLSSDGTLGDYKKLIYVGGGICFGYSFEPGCVQNSCRTRGQKFEQRLVQCLDPRALQRDDNWNTSIGDCWTKCWSNCSCVGFYSYSGNGTGCLLFETGQFVEKTSEARAKKWWIGIIVAVVAALAAILNSATGDQESNEEIAFVFGDTKEARNDGKKGHDVKVFSFPSIVTATDNFSTENKLGQGGFGPVYKGKLPEGQEIAVKRLSRSSRQGLVEFKNELILIAKLQHMNLVRLLGCCVEGDEKMLIYEYMPNKSLDFFLFDPKKRELLDWKCRCAIIEGIAQGLLYLHRYSRLRIIHRDLKASNILLDSDMNPKISDFGMPRVFGWNAADAITQRVVGTYGYMSPEYAMAGNFSEKSDVYSFGVLMLEIVSGQKSSGIYNPEHHLSLVGYAWELWRERKGLELMDSSLVESHSEHPVLRCIHVGLLCVQEFPVDRHTMSDVISMLINESLPLPIPKQAAFSTQRQLTEVGLLGGGKESTPASATVTISEMDPR, from the exons CTTGGAAGGCTGCAGTTTTCTCATGCACAGAAAGTCTACGCCATCAAACCTGgggaagttcttctttataaGCAGCAGTTGGTTTCAGCAGACGAGAGATTTCAGCTTGGCTTTTTAAACCCCAAAAATCCTGTTGGTAATTACTTGGGAATATGGTACACAGATGATTCGTCCAACCAGTTATGGATTGCAAACCGAGACACACCTATATCAGTTGGTCAAGGAAATCTAACAATGGATGAAGACGGCCTGTTGAAGATACTGCATGGTGGAGGGAGTCCAATTCCCTTGAATGCTAACAAAACAGCACCAAACTCGATCGCTGTCCTCGAGAACTCGGGAAACTTCATCGTGAAAGAGTTGAATCCTGATAGGTCTATCAAAAGGATTTTATGGGAAAGCTTTGATTATCCGACAGACACACTTCTGCCTGGTATGAAACTGGGTATGAACACTAAAACAGGGAAAGAATGGAAACTTACTTCATGGCTATCTGAACAAGTCGCCGCCCCCGGAGGCTTTTCTCTCGAATGGAGTCTCGCCAACGACACGAGACAATTGGTAATGAGATACAGAGGGAATATGTACTGGCTCAGCGGGGTTGGGAGTGCATCCCAGTTTCAAAATATTGCTGTTATGAATGATGGCGACTACAAATTTAGTTATATTTCTAATGAGAACGAGAGTTACTTCAGTTATTCTGTTCCGAACGGGACAATTTCAAGGCTCGTCTTGAGCTCAGATGGGACACTTGGAGattataaaaaacttatttatgTGGGAGGTGGTATATGTTTCGGTTACTCCTTTGAACCCGGTTGTGTGCAGAATTCCTGTAGAACTAGAGGTCAAAAATTTGAACAGCGACTGGTTCAATGTCTAGACCCACGAGCGCTTCAGAGGGACGACAATTGGAACACCAGTATCGGTGATTGTTGGACTAAATGCTGGAGCAATTGTTCCTGCGTTGGTTTTTATTCATATTCAGGAAATGGAACTGGATGCCTATTATTTGAAACAGGTCAATTTGTGGAAA AAACTAGTGAGGCACGAGCAAAAAAATGGTGGATAGGGATCATTGTAGCTGTAGTGGCTGCTCTTGCTGCA ATATTGAATTCTGCTACAGGagatcaagaaagcaatgagGAAATTGCTTTCGTATTTGGAGACACAAAAGAGGCTAGAAACGATGGGAAGAAAGGTCATGATGTGAAAGTATTCAGTTTTCCTTCCATTGTCACTGCTACGGACAATTTTAGCACCGAAAATAAACTAGGACAAGGTGGCTTTGGTCCTGTATACAAA GGAAAATTACCTGAGGGGCAAGAGATAGCTGTTAAGAGACTTTCGAGGAGCTCCAGACAAGGATTGGTGGAGTTCAAGAATGAGCTTATACTCATTGCAAAACTCCAACACATGAATCTCGTTAGACTTTTGGGTTGTTGTGTTGAAGGAGATGAAAAGATGTTGATCTATGAATATATGCCCAATAAAAGCTTGgacttctttctttttg ATCCAAAGAAAAGGGAGCTATTGGATTGGAAGTGTCGTTGTGCCATCATTGAAGGCATTGC acaAGGGCTTCTTTATTTGCATAGATATTCTAGACTAAGAATTATTCATAGAGATTTGAAAGCAAGCAACATCCTGCTTGATAGCGATATGAACCCCAAAATATCAGATTTTGGTATGCCCAGAGTTTTTGGCTGGAATGCTGCTGACGCTATTACACAGAGAGTAGTGGGAACATA TGGTTATATGTCACCGGAGTATGCCATGGCAGGTAACTTTTCAGAGAAGTCAGATGTGTACAGTTTTGGAGTTCTGATGCTGGAGATTGTGAGTGGGCAGAAGAGCAGTGGCATTTATAATCCTGAACATCACCTGAGCTTAGTGGGATAT GCTTGGGAATTATGGAGAGAACGTAAAGGGTTGGAGCTAATGGACTCAAGTCTGGTTGAATCCCATTCTGAGCACCCAGTCTTAAGATGCATCCATGTGGGTCTCTTGTGCGTACAAGAGTTTCCAGTGGATAGGCATACCATGTCCGATGTTATTTCTATGCTTATCAATgaatctcttcctcttcctattCCAAAGCAAGCAGCATTTTCCACTCAAAGACAGTTGACGGAGGTAGGTTTACtcggcggaggaaaagaaagtaCTCCAGCTTCAGCCACTGTAACCATTTCGGAAATGGATCCCCGGTGA